The Leptospira sp. WS60.C2 genome includes the window TCCAGAAAAAGGGAAATTTATGACACCTAAAAAGAAGGTACTACTCGTCGAAGACCATGCGGTCACACGCGTCGGAGTCAAACATGTGGTGAATGCTTCGAATGATTTTGAAGTGGTGGGTGAAGCGGAACACTCTTCCCAAATTGCAGGACTTCTCCAAGAAACGAGACCTGATTTTGTCCTACTAGACCTTCGCATTCCAGGAGAAAACGTTCTGAATATGGTGAAGGATTGGAAAAAAGACCAACCACAATTAAAAGTGGTCACCCTCACCATGCTAGACGAACAACCCATTGTCCATTCGGCTATCGAAGCTGGTGTCGATGGCTATTTACTCAAAAGTGATGACTTAAGTAGTTTAACAAAAAACCTAAATGAAATTGCTTCTGGGAAAACGGTTTATTCCAAAAACCTCAAACTCAGTTTCAATCGCAAACCCCAAGATGGAAAGGTTGCCAATAAAAAAGAGAAACAAATCCTCACCTTACTCGGGCAAGGAAAAACCTACCAAGAAATTGGAACCGAAATTGGTCTCTCCAAACGAACGGTGGAATACCATGTGGGACGCCTAAAAGACCGTTTCAATGCGAAAACCGTGGCGGAACTGATCGGACGTGCCAAAGAACAAATGTTAATCTAAAAAAACCTCAAAGGTCGAGGAGTCTTTTGACGATCTCGACCATCTTTGCGTCAGGAGATGTTTTCGTTAAAAAAGCATCTCCCCCGATTTCAATCACTTCCGTTTCTAATTTATAACCTGTGTTTGGGTCTGTATGAGAACTGGACACAAGTAAAGAGCGAATTTCTTCCATTTCCGAATTGGCATACAAATCTCTTAAAAAGTCGAGACCCGTTTTTTCTGGCATCGAAAAATCCACAATGATCAGGTCAGGTTTCAGACGAGAAACTGAATACAAAGCATGGTCAGGATACTCTTCTTCCCATAGGATACATGGGAGACCTTTTAAAATTTTTCGAATTTGTTTGCGATACCCTGGGTTGTCATCTAAGATCAGGACGATTTTTTCAAAATTGGGAAGTAAGAGCTCCACAGAGGTACCCTTCCCATCTTCCGAATCGACAATGAGCTTCGCTCCATGCCGCTCCGCCACCTCACGGCAAAACGCAAGGCCCACCCCTGCTCCCATCTCATCTGCCGTACCTTTCCGCACAAATAAAAATCCTTCCTCTAACACATGTTCGGTCCAATACTTGGGCATTCCTATTCCTGTGTCTGTGACCTTCAAGCTCCAATGTTTATTGGATTCTGTAAGTGAGATTTCAACCGTTCCCGATTCTTTTGTGAACTTAACAGCATTGGTGAGTAAGTTCCAAATCAAATGTTCAATCAGGTTAGGGTCACCAATACCAATGGAAGAATCATCCATATGAGTGATGATCGTGATATTTTTTGGTTTTGCCATTTCTTGGACACGTTCAATGAGTTGGTCTGTGATTTGGCGAAAATCAAAGAGTTGGTAGTCTGGAAAAACAGCAGCATTCTGAAATCTTGAGTATTTAATGAGTTCCTCTACCATACTCAAAATATTTTTGAGGCCAGTGGACGCCTCACCTAATACCTGCTTTGCTCTTTCGGGAGACAAAGATGGTGGTGATTCGGTAAGTAAATTGACTACAGAAGAGATTCCAAATAAAGGAGACCGGATGTCGTGGGAAACAATCGATATAAATTTATCCTTTAATTCTCCCGTTTTTTCTGCTTTCTCCTTTTCTTTTTTGAGTTCTAAGGTTTTCCACTCCACTTCTTTTCGTAAGTTGAGAGTTAGGTATTCAGCTGTTTCCCATGTATGAGCATTCTGTTTGGAAATCACAATGGCAAGACAAATACAAAAGATGGCAAATCCCAAGTCTGTCATCAAAGGTAAATCCCAACGTTTGAAAAATACAACCGAATCATAAATGGTCGCAGACAAGATCACCAAAGTTCCAAAGGTAATGTAGGCACCCACATAACGAGATTCGCGAACAAAAATAGATCGAACAGCAGCAACAAACGCAAAGAGTAAAATCACAACCATATAAGCTTGGCTAAACACGAGCAAATTGGTATACACGGCATACGGTGTGGTTAGGATGATTAGAATCTCTAAGAGAATGGGCACCACCAGATAACGTTTGAATTTGTTAGGAACAAAATGGGGTTGGATGTAAAAAAAGAAAAGTAGACTAAAGAGTTGGATTCCACAAAAAGAAAGGTATTCCAGCCTGATTTGTAACATCTCCAAAAAGTCACTAGCGACAAACCAATCCCTGGACACACGCTCAAATAACAAAATGCGAATGAGCCAAGAAAAACAAAGTAATGCAAACCATAACGGTGATTTATCTTTTTTGCGATGGATGAATAAAAACAAATGAATGATTGCAAGTACAAGGAAAGAACCGAAGAAAAAGGACTTTTTTCTCTCTTTGAATCTTAGATATAAAATTGTTTTTCCTGCTTCTCCGAGAACTGGAGAGTAGTAAGGACCTCCACGGGAGTATAAATAATTGGAAATTTGTAAATACAAAACTGTACCCGTAGTGGCACGAAAGGATCTACCCGTTTCTAAATAATAACCAACGGAGTCTTCCTTGGTTTTAGAAACTTTGCCAGCGGAACCTAACAAAACAAGGCCTCGTTCTGGATTGTAATAATACAACCGATAGGCGGAAGATGCTTCTCTCAGATACACCATCAATTGCAAAGGTTCTTGTACTTGTAATCGGAGTCGGTAGGTAACCACTCCATGCGCGGGAAGATTCTGGTTCACCCAATACGCAGGAACGGCAAGCGAAACAGGTGTTTTTTGGTCTAAGGCGAGGAATTCATTTTCTGTTTCAGGAAGTTCGCCAGGAAAGGCATGCCATTCTCCCGCAAGCGGAAACGGATCTAAGGTTTTCGGATCTTCTTTGGTTAGGTCCAAAACTCCATTCTGGATGGATTTGGCAGACCCAAGAGAGGGAATCCCTCGGTTACAATGCACAAAGGCAAAAAAGAGAAAAAAGATCGAGAAAATGAAAAGTAACTTCGAAGGGAGAATCCGTTCCACATCCAAATCCTAAATAGATTTTAGAAAAACTCAAATCTTATTAGGAGTACTACGAGAAATTTATGTGAACGACCCAAGAAAGGGGTCGAAACGTCCTCACCCCAAGCGCTAATAGAAAACATTGACTTGGGTGAGAAATCATATGAACTAGTGGATTTTCGAGGAAACAAATGGCCAAACAATCAGATGCATTTATCAAAAAAATCCAAGAAGGATACCCCAGTAGTGGATCTCTCTTTCTTGGTTGTGGAAAATTTGATGGGGATACCTTCCCCGAGGCCAAAGTACAAATTCCCCTTTCCACTCTCAACAGACATGGTTTGATTGCAGGAGCGACAGGAACGGGAAAAACAAAAACCTTACAACTCCTCACAGAGGCACTTTCTGAACATGGAGTTCCCGTCGTTCTTATGGACATCAAAGGGGACCTTTCGGGACTCGCTGCCAAAGGGGAAGAAAACGACAAAATCAAAGAACGAACAAAATTATTAGGTGTAGATTGGAAACCAACCATTTACCCGGTCGAATTTTTATCTCTCTCCAAAGAACCTGGGGTAAGACTTCGAGCGACTGTTGCTGAATTTGGTCCGATTTTACTTTCCCGAATTTTAGAACTCAATGAAACGCAAAGCAGTGTGGTCTCTTTGATTTTTAAGTATTGTGATGATTTAGGACTTCCTGTCCTCGATCTCAAAGATTTCAAAAAAGCATTACAATACATCAATGACGAAGGGAAAGAAGAACTGGAAAAAGAATATGGAACTGTTTCCTCACAAAGTGTTTCCATCATCTTACGCAAGTTAATGGATTTAGAAAGCCAAGGTGGGGACGAATTTTTTGGGGAACCTTCCTTTGATGTGGAGGATCTGACAAAAATTGAATCCAAAAAAGGAAAAATTTCGATTGTGCGCCTCACAGACATCCAAACCAAACCGCGCCTATTTTCGACGTTTATGTTGTCCCTACTCACTGAAATTTATGCTAACTTTCCAGAAGAAGGAGATTTGGAAAAACCGAGACTAGTATTATTTATTGATGAGGCACATTTGGTCTTTGATGAAGCTTCCAGTGATTTATTAAAACAACTGGAAACCATG containing:
- a CDS encoding ATP-binding protein yields the protein MDVERILPSKLLFIFSIFFLFFAFVHCNRGIPSLGSAKSIQNGVLDLTKEDPKTLDPFPLAGEWHAFPGELPETENEFLALDQKTPVSLAVPAYWVNQNLPAHGVVTYRLRLQVQEPLQLMVYLREASSAYRLYYYNPERGLVLLGSAGKVSKTKEDSVGYYLETGRSFRATTGTVLYLQISNYLYSRGGPYYSPVLGEAGKTILYLRFKERKKSFFFGSFLVLAIIHLFLFIHRKKDKSPLWFALLCFSWLIRILLFERVSRDWFVASDFLEMLQIRLEYLSFCGIQLFSLLFFFYIQPHFVPNKFKRYLVVPILLEILIILTTPYAVYTNLLVFSQAYMVVILLFAFVAAVRSIFVRESRYVGAYITFGTLVILSATIYDSVVFFKRWDLPLMTDLGFAIFCICLAIVISKQNAHTWETAEYLTLNLRKEVEWKTLELKKEKEKAEKTGELKDKFISIVSHDIRSPLFGISSVVNLLTESPPSLSPERAKQVLGEASTGLKNILSMVEELIKYSRFQNAAVFPDYQLFDFRQITDQLIERVQEMAKPKNITIITHMDDSSIGIGDPNLIEHLIWNLLTNAVKFTKESGTVEISLTESNKHWSLKVTDTGIGMPKYWTEHVLEEGFLFVRKGTADEMGAGVGLAFCREVAERHGAKLIVDSEDGKGTSVELLLPNFEKIVLILDDNPGYRKQIRKILKGLPCILWEEEYPDHALYSVSRLKPDLIIVDFSMPEKTGLDFLRDLYANSEMEEIRSLLVSSSHTDPNTGYKLETEVIEIGGDAFLTKTSPDAKMVEIVKRLLDL
- a CDS encoding response regulator, which codes for MTPKKKVLLVEDHAVTRVGVKHVVNASNDFEVVGEAEHSSQIAGLLQETRPDFVLLDLRIPGENVLNMVKDWKKDQPQLKVVTLTMLDEQPIVHSAIEAGVDGYLLKSDDLSSLTKNLNEIASGKTVYSKNLKLSFNRKPQDGKVANKKEKQILTLLGQGKTYQEIGTEIGLSKRTVEYHVGRLKDRFNAKTVAELIGRAKEQMLI
- a CDS encoding helicase HerA-like domain-containing protein — encoded protein: MAKQSDAFIKKIQEGYPSSGSLFLGCGKFDGDTFPEAKVQIPLSTLNRHGLIAGATGTGKTKTLQLLTEALSEHGVPVVLMDIKGDLSGLAAKGEENDKIKERTKLLGVDWKPTIYPVEFLSLSKEPGVRLRATVAEFGPILLSRILELNETQSSVVSLIFKYCDDLGLPVLDLKDFKKALQYINDEGKEELEKEYGTVSSQSVSIILRKLMDLESQGGDEFFGEPSFDVEDLTKIESKKGKISIVRLTDIQTKPRLFSTFMLSLLTEIYANFPEEGDLEKPRLVLFIDEAHLVFDEASSDLLKQLETMVRLIRSKGVGIIFCTQSPTDLPKEILGQLGLKVQHALRAFTANDRKAIKTASENYPETDFYDTKEVITELGIGEAFITALSTKGAPTPLVHTLLAPPQSRMGTLTEKELETLIGDSDLVKKYESTLDRESAHEMLSKKMETIAEETESAEEEETGTKKPKSKRAKEKEDPSFVETLSKNPLAREVGRTVAKEVTRGLLGMLGVTPKRGSRRKKTGLFGF